The following are from one region of the Nocardia terpenica genome:
- a CDS encoding DUF3558 family protein translates to MTDSLESESNPSPTPASDRTTATDALWDPCTLGPDVWRRIGVDPSTLSPRIAGFDRVDGFKRCGGVDALRTYAIDVWSQLHTIDDFRRKETGTEFIPITIADRDGFRYRPRSDHSGDQCNLIFPAVRGSYSVDVLRLDPRARTSPAERVVEVAEIVVPMLPD, encoded by the coding sequence ATGACCGACAGCCTTGAATCGGAGAGCAACCCCTCCCCCACGCCAGCCAGCGACCGGACGACAGCCACCGACGCACTGTGGGATCCGTGCACACTCGGTCCTGACGTGTGGCGGCGGATCGGTGTCGATCCTTCCACGCTCAGCCCCCGCATCGCGGGTTTCGATCGCGTCGACGGGTTCAAACGATGCGGCGGCGTCGACGCTCTACGAACCTACGCGATCGACGTGTGGTCTCAGCTCCACACCATCGACGACTTCCGACGGAAGGAAACCGGAACCGAGTTCATACCCATCACGATCGCCGACCGGGATGGTTTCCGGTACCGGCCGAGATCGGATCACAGTGGTGATCAGTGCAATCTGATCTTCCCGGCGGTCCGCGGCTCCTACAGTGTCGATGTGCTCCGGCTGGATCCGCGGGCCCGGACGTCGCCTGCTGAGCGTGTGGTCGAGGTTGCCGAGATCGTGGTCCCGATGCTGCCGGACTGA
- a CDS encoding helix-turn-helix domain-containing protein produces the protein MPPASPTVARWELTYRIRRRREELGATSAAIAKSLGITSTYWPTIERTWRVLSEDKTRILLDALDFSGSEREELLEIREIASGRGWWNEYISLFNDEQMRLWGLEFGAAEIRSFESLMMPGLLQTEDYARALIDADGLFVRKTEVEQRVEVRMRRQERLTGEDPLRLNVVVSQAALMQQVGGPEVLLGQLHRLVDAIESLPTVDLRILPFTSRSGTILGGANFHLIDFDRAQLPTLGWHESAVVGQILEDSTMVRNLVTTFGYAQAQALGREDSLALIKRLADELGSAV, from the coding sequence ATGCCACCGGCCTCACCCACTGTGGCCCGATGGGAGCTGACGTACCGGATACGACGACGGCGAGAGGAGCTGGGTGCCACCAGTGCTGCGATCGCCAAGTCGCTGGGTATCACGTCGACGTACTGGCCGACGATCGAACGCACGTGGCGGGTGCTGTCCGAGGACAAGACGAGGATCCTGCTCGACGCTCTTGACTTCTCGGGTTCGGAGAGGGAAGAACTCCTCGAGATCAGGGAGATCGCGAGCGGGAGGGGTTGGTGGAATGAGTACATCAGCCTGTTCAACGACGAGCAGATGCGGTTGTGGGGACTGGAGTTCGGCGCTGCGGAGATCCGCAGCTTCGAAAGCCTGATGATGCCGGGTCTGCTGCAAACCGAGGACTATGCCCGCGCATTGATCGATGCCGACGGGTTGTTCGTGCGCAAGACGGAAGTCGAACAACGTGTCGAGGTACGGATGCGCCGACAGGAACGGCTCACAGGCGAGGATCCGCTTCGGCTGAATGTTGTTGTGTCTCAAGCTGCTTTGATGCAGCAGGTCGGCGGACCCGAAGTCCTGCTGGGGCAGCTGCATCGGCTGGTGGACGCGATCGAAAGCCTACCGACGGTCGACCTGCGGATCCTTCCCTTCACAAGTCGCAGCGGAACTATCTTGGGCGGTGCCAACTTCCACCTCATCGACTTCGATCGCGCTCAGTTGCCGACGTTGGGTTGGCACGAATCGGCGGTTGTCGGTCAGATTCTGGAGGATTCGACGATGGTCCGGAATCTGGTGACGACCTTCGGATACGCGCAGGCACAGGCCCTCGGTCGCGAAGACTCGTTGGCCCTGATCAAGCGGTTGGCCGACGAGCTAGGATCGGCTGTATGA
- a CDS encoding DUF397 domain-containing protein — protein MSCRYTKITDWKKSSFSKDSSTCVEVRFAGNTVLVRDSKYVGSPADQPILTVPTAMWSAFVDAAAGTPTVPVEDLPTVDRRVNGDVVLRGRSGVTLTYDAAEWSAFVRGLHAGEFAAA, from the coding sequence ATGAGCTGTCGGTACACCAAGATCACGGACTGGAAGAAATCCTCCTTCTCGAAAGATTCCTCGACGTGCGTTGAGGTCCGCTTCGCCGGGAACACTGTGCTGGTCCGGGACAGCAAGTACGTCGGCAGTCCCGCAGATCAACCCATCCTGACGGTCCCGACTGCCATGTGGTCTGCTTTCGTCGATGCCGCCGCCGGAACCCCTACGGTGCCGGTAGAGGACCTCCCTACAGTCGACCGACGCGTGAATGGTGATGTTGTCCTTCGCGGCAGGTCCGGAGTCACGCTGACGTACGACGCTGCGGAGTGGAGCGCGTTTGTCCGCGGCCTGCACGCAGGCGAATTTGCCGCTGCCTGA
- the mobF gene encoding MobF family relaxase: protein MTATLHKLSAGDGYEYYVRQVAAYDASNRGRSALADYYTAKGESPGTWCGSGLVAFDDIDAGDPVSEEQMKALFGEGRHPNATRIEEQVRAAEIAMGAKAKDAARAALAATRLGNPYKVYTGGGAYRQRCAEAFAAANVARGQPRHAALPYEERAVIRTKVAQAMFAEEFDRPPTDDRELSGWVARNSRNATTAVAGFDFTFSPSKSVSALWAVAPRAVADKIKAAHDAAVADALRYLERHHTYTRVGRHGCRQVDVEGLIGTAFVHRDSRAGDPDLHTHVVLANKVRTLDGGWYALDGRLLYQGAVTASEVYNSRLEKHLALMVGVAFEAVPHPDSSKRPTREIVGVDRELCRRWSRRRAQIESKLGELATRFQHRHGREPTSKEMLGLAQQATLETRESKHELRSLGEQRASWWDEAVQVLGSPAAVVEMVYAACHPPRTQPEIIDAVWISRVADDVIATVSEERATWCETHIRSEAERRVRGRVTADQWDTAVEAVVAAALLPNRSIAHRIPDRIATPALLMRRDGTEVYRTAGSQQFTSARILAAERRLLAAAHQRGGRTVSKDTVDAAVRGFADRHSGRGLNAGQEALVREFATCDARFAVAAAPAGTGKTTAMQVLAQAWTAADGTVVGLAPTAAAAAVLGEDIKAATHTIDKLTHTLGRVLAGDDPVVPEWIHDIGPHTLVIIDEIAKTGTLKLDLAVAFLLKRGAKVVGIGDDHQLASVAAGGVVRDIVHATDAHTLTSVMRFIDPDTGRRTAEGPASLALRSGDPAAIAYYLDHGRIHSGTPAAIQDSAYTAWTRDTAAGLDTVMLAPTHEIVHALNERARADRLAVLLGTGGVVGRHAELADGLQASVGDVIITRRNEPRLRISATDSVRNGYRWLVTAVHPDGSITAAHLKSRRRVTLPPTYVAANVDLGYASTISTAQGITVDTCHGVLAGHEDRALLYVMLTRGRHANHAYVPTAPDASEQSPWTYEALHPATVVNTLTDIIGRDGHQRSATTLQREALDPSKRLGHAVDAYTDAIGAVAEHLAGPDTMARIDETADQLYTGLTDQPAWPVLRGHLATLAVEGHDPLDALRAAVAERELDTADDAAAVLDWRLDRTGNHSAGTGPLPWLRAVPTALTRDPIYGPYLAARTRLVAILAGRVEQQAQQWTTATTPTWARPLAGIDPDLIGNLTVWRAALHIDDADRRPAGPPRRYPLAEHRYQDELHGRITAALGNHPNHATNRWATLAHQVSPRILDDPHWPVLAEQLDLGHRDGFDVATLLRHTADSRHLPDELPAAALYWRLITGLEPGALATASNRLRPPWTAVLPDVLGDDLATQVLGDPAWPQLVAAIEATDPAEWPPRLLLESAYTLITATHEDDRGPVRPHEMATTLAWWIDDIVRHTATTSTDLPPEPLDPDADEEAAARAGIIDPDRITEPDTEPPASWVPEPVFDSEPDEDYIEALLADEPASDADDPQHAEDDFDWATAALQAAHSSPRRYPDLPLSEQADQLRQDTADQQRRIAEIQTEISKDDPLDHTGITDPDVLELRARADTQRPYRIAWLDAMERLLDAEVQAATDRARRDELAAELDQKQGHDPHLAELESLLEKTDPAVRAEYADALATLRTGPDNIGIRLDLHLAELAAISSANVAAEVRSEAEIARHALIEFAGGPDQLVDDTDVQLAHLNAAFRLHDQLAHARQLLQKTKTELFHVTTLLRGGRPIPADRAAVDRTTDPIWRLTDSQLDELITNLRQRLAVIGHPDPVCDPNQANRLVTMAIGSNADATQFEQQLAAAHEERQRRAALTDDQRTREDALRIRAASPSAQQNDGAAPVPLPSRDQATELDL from the coding sequence GTGACGGCGACGTTACACAAGCTTTCTGCCGGGGACGGGTACGAGTACTACGTTCGGCAAGTCGCTGCCTATGACGCGTCCAATCGCGGCCGGTCTGCGCTGGCGGACTACTACACCGCGAAGGGGGAATCGCCTGGAACGTGGTGCGGGTCGGGGTTGGTGGCGTTCGACGACATCGACGCCGGTGACCCGGTGTCGGAGGAACAGATGAAGGCGCTGTTCGGGGAGGGACGACATCCGAACGCGACGAGAATCGAAGAGCAGGTGCGCGCGGCGGAGATCGCCATGGGTGCGAAGGCGAAGGACGCGGCGCGAGCGGCGTTGGCCGCGACCCGCTTGGGCAATCCCTACAAGGTTTACACCGGCGGCGGTGCGTACCGGCAGCGATGCGCCGAAGCGTTCGCCGCCGCCAACGTCGCCCGCGGCCAGCCACGACACGCTGCGCTGCCCTACGAGGAGCGGGCGGTGATCCGCACGAAGGTTGCGCAGGCGATGTTCGCCGAGGAGTTCGATCGGCCCCCGACTGATGATCGGGAGCTGTCCGGGTGGGTGGCCCGTAACTCCCGCAACGCCACCACCGCCGTTGCCGGATTCGACTTCACCTTTTCCCCGTCCAAGAGCGTGTCGGCGCTGTGGGCTGTCGCGCCGCGTGCCGTCGCGGACAAGATCAAGGCTGCGCATGACGCGGCAGTGGCCGACGCGCTCAGGTATCTCGAACGGCACCACACCTACACAAGGGTTGGGCGTCACGGCTGCCGACAAGTCGATGTCGAGGGGCTGATCGGCACTGCGTTCGTGCATCGCGACAGCCGCGCGGGCGATCCCGATCTGCACACTCATGTGGTGCTGGCCAACAAGGTCCGCACTCTCGACGGCGGCTGGTATGCCCTCGATGGCCGACTGCTCTACCAGGGCGCTGTCACGGCCTCGGAGGTCTACAACAGCCGCCTGGAAAAACACTTGGCCTTGATGGTCGGGGTGGCATTCGAGGCCGTCCCGCATCCCGACTCCTCCAAGCGGCCGACCCGGGAAATTGTCGGTGTCGACCGCGAATTGTGCCGGCGATGGTCGCGGCGCCGCGCCCAGATCGAGTCCAAGCTCGGCGAATTGGCGACCCGGTTCCAGCACCGGCATGGCCGCGAGCCGACATCGAAGGAGATGCTCGGTTTGGCGCAGCAGGCGACGCTCGAGACCCGCGAATCCAAGCACGAGCTGCGGTCGCTCGGCGAGCAACGCGCCAGCTGGTGGGACGAGGCCGTCCAGGTCTTGGGCTCCCCGGCCGCCGTCGTCGAGATGGTGTACGCGGCCTGTCATCCGCCCCGGACACAGCCGGAAATCATTGACGCCGTATGGATTTCCCGCGTGGCTGACGACGTGATCGCCACCGTGTCCGAGGAGCGCGCCACCTGGTGCGAGACCCACATCCGGTCCGAGGCCGAGCGCCGCGTTCGCGGGCGGGTCACCGCCGACCAATGGGATACCGCCGTGGAGGCTGTCGTGGCCGCGGCGCTGTTGCCGAACAGGTCCATCGCCCACCGGATCCCCGACCGAATCGCGACGCCCGCGCTGCTCATGCGCCGCGACGGCACCGAGGTGTACCGGACGGCGGGCTCGCAACAGTTCACGTCCGCGCGCATTCTCGCTGCTGAGCGTCGCCTGCTGGCCGCCGCCCACCAGCGTGGCGGCAGAACCGTCTCCAAAGACACAGTGGATGCCGCCGTTCGGGGATTCGCCGACCGGCATTCCGGGCGTGGGCTCAACGCGGGACAGGAGGCACTCGTTCGCGAGTTCGCGACTTGTGATGCGCGGTTCGCGGTCGCGGCGGCGCCTGCCGGCACCGGCAAGACCACCGCGATGCAGGTGTTGGCGCAAGCGTGGACCGCCGCGGATGGCACGGTGGTCGGGCTGGCGCCGACCGCTGCCGCTGCGGCAGTGCTGGGTGAGGACATCAAGGCCGCAACCCACACCATCGACAAACTCACCCACACCCTCGGGCGCGTACTCGCCGGGGACGACCCGGTCGTACCTGAGTGGATTCACGACATCGGACCCCACACTCTGGTGATCATCGACGAGATCGCCAAGACCGGCACCTTGAAGCTGGATCTGGCGGTGGCGTTCCTGCTCAAACGCGGTGCGAAAGTGGTCGGTATCGGCGACGACCATCAGCTCGCTTCGGTCGCTGCCGGCGGCGTCGTGCGCGACATCGTGCACGCTACTGATGCGCATACTTTGACGTCCGTTATGCGTTTCATCGATCCCGATACAGGACGACGTACGGCCGAAGGTCCGGCCAGCCTTGCGCTTCGAAGTGGTGACCCGGCCGCTATCGCCTACTACCTCGATCACGGCCGCATCCATTCCGGCACCCCTGCCGCGATCCAGGACTCCGCCTACACCGCGTGGACCCGTGACACCGCGGCCGGACTCGACACGGTCATGCTGGCGCCCACTCACGAGATCGTGCATGCGCTCAACGAACGCGCCCGCGCCGACCGACTCGCAGTCCTGCTCGGAACCGGCGGGGTGGTGGGGCGGCACGCCGAGCTGGCCGACGGTCTGCAGGCCAGCGTCGGCGACGTGATCATCACGCGCCGCAACGAGCCGCGGCTGCGCATCTCCGCGACCGATTCCGTGCGCAACGGATACCGTTGGCTCGTCACTGCCGTCCACCCCGACGGCAGCATCACCGCAGCACATCTGAAGTCGCGTCGCCGCGTCACCCTGCCGCCCACCTATGTGGCCGCCAACGTCGACCTGGGTTACGCCTCCACGATCAGCACCGCCCAGGGCATCACCGTCGACACTTGCCACGGCGTCCTCGCCGGGCACGAAGACCGCGCCCTGCTGTACGTGATGCTCACCCGAGGCCGACATGCCAACCACGCTTACGTCCCCACCGCACCCGACGCCAGCGAACAAAGCCCCTGGACCTACGAAGCGCTACACCCGGCCACGGTCGTCAACACCCTCACCGACATCATCGGCCGCGACGGGCACCAGCGGTCGGCCACCACTCTCCAGCGCGAAGCACTCGACCCGAGCAAGCGTCTCGGCCACGCAGTCGACGCCTACACCGACGCCATCGGCGCCGTCGCCGAACACCTCGCCGGTCCCGACACCATGGCCCGCATCGACGAAACAGCCGACCAGCTATACACCGGATTGACCGACCAACCCGCGTGGCCGGTGCTGCGTGGACACCTCGCCACCCTCGCGGTCGAAGGCCACGATCCCCTCGACGCACTCCGCGCAGCCGTCGCCGAGCGTGAACTCGACACCGCCGACGATGCCGCCGCCGTACTCGACTGGCGACTGGATCGCACCGGCAACCACTCCGCCGGAACCGGCCCGCTACCCTGGCTCCGCGCGGTGCCCACCGCGCTCACACGCGACCCCATTTATGGCCCCTACCTGGCGGCCCGCACCAGGCTCGTCGCCATCCTCGCCGGACGGGTCGAACAACAGGCTCAGCAATGGACGACAGCCACCACACCGACGTGGGCGCGGCCACTCGCGGGCATAGATCCCGACCTGATCGGCAACCTCACGGTCTGGCGCGCGGCGCTGCACATCGACGACGCCGATCGACGCCCGGCCGGACCACCCCGCCGATACCCGCTCGCCGAGCACCGGTACCAAGACGAGCTGCACGGTCGGATCACCGCGGCCCTCGGGAACCATCCGAACCACGCCACCAACCGGTGGGCCACCCTCGCCCACCAGGTCAGTCCCCGTATTCTCGACGACCCGCACTGGCCCGTACTCGCCGAACAACTCGACCTCGGCCACCGCGACGGATTCGACGTGGCGACCCTGCTGCGCCACACCGCCGACAGTCGGCACTTGCCTGACGAGCTTCCCGCCGCAGCACTGTACTGGCGGCTGATCACGGGGCTGGAACCTGGCGCACTCGCGACAGCGAGCAACCGCCTCCGACCCCCTTGGACTGCCGTATTGCCCGACGTCCTTGGCGACGACCTCGCCACGCAGGTACTCGGCGATCCCGCATGGCCGCAACTCGTCGCCGCGATCGAAGCCACCGACCCCGCCGAATGGCCACCACGGCTACTGCTGGAGTCGGCTTACACGCTCATCACGGCAACCCACGAGGACGACCGAGGCCCCGTCCGGCCACACGAGATGGCGACCACACTGGCGTGGTGGATCGACGACATCGTCCGCCACACCGCCACCACTTCCACCGACCTACCGCCCGAACCACTCGACCCCGACGCCGACGAGGAAGCCGCCGCCCGCGCCGGGATAATCGATCCCGACCGCATCACCGAACCTGACACCGAGCCACCCGCCTCCTGGGTACCCGAGCCCGTATTCGATAGCGAGCCCGACGAGGACTACATCGAGGCGTTACTGGCCGACGAACCGGCAAGCGACGCCGACGACCCGCAGCACGCCGAAGACGACTTCGACTGGGCAACTGCCGCACTCCAAGCCGCCCATTCCAGCCCTCGCCGATACCCGGATCTGCCGCTCAGCGAACAAGCCGACCAACTTCGCCAGGACACAGCAGACCAGCAGCGGCGTATCGCCGAGATACAAACCGAGATCAGCAAGGACGATCCCCTCGACCACACCGGGATCACCGATCCGGACGTGCTCGAACTACGTGCCCGCGCCGATACCCAACGGCCCTATCGAATCGCATGGCTCGACGCCATGGAACGCCTCCTCGACGCCGAGGTGCAGGCAGCAACAGACCGCGCTCGACGCGACGAACTCGCGGCAGAACTCGATCAGAAACAAGGACACGACCCGCACCTCGCCGAACTCGAAAGTCTCCTGGAGAAAACCGACCCGGCCGTTCGCGCCGAATACGCGGACGCCCTCGCCACGCTGCGGACCGGACCCGACAACATCGGTATACGGCTCGATCTGCACTTGGCCGAGCTCGCGGCAATCAGTTCAGCGAACGTAGCCGCTGAGGTCAGGTCCGAAGCCGAGATTGCACGACATGCGCTGATCGAATTCGCTGGCGGCCCAGACCAACTCGTCGACGACACCGACGTACAGCTGGCGCACCTCAACGCCGCATTCCGCCTCCACGACCAACTCGCGCACGCACGGCAGCTCCTTCAGAAGACGAAGACCGAACTGTTCCACGTCACCACCCTCCTGCGCGGCGGGCGCCCAATACCAGCCGATCGGGCAGCCGTCGATCGAACCACCGACCCGATCTGGAGGTTGACCGACAGCCAGCTGGACGAGCTGATCACCAATCTACGGCAGCGACTCGCCGTCATCGGCCACCCCGATCCTGTATGTGATCCCAACCAAGCGAACCGACTCGTCACCATGGCAATAGGCTCGAACGCCGATGCGACGCAGTTCGAGCAACAGTTGGCAGCCGCGCATGAAGAACGGCAACGCCGCGCGGCACTCACCGATGACCAACGCACCCGCGAAGACGCGCTCCGCATACGAGCCGCCAGCCCCTCTGCCCAGCAGAACGACGGTGCCGCTCCGGTGCCACTCCCTTCGCGGGACCAGGCCACGGAACTCGACCTATAA
- a CDS encoding DUF6307 family protein — protein sequence MATKTPYERRMTRVRDVVREYSDLDDSAATALAVQVLRALDSIPEKIR from the coding sequence ATGGCAACGAAAACGCCCTATGAGCGTCGAATGACGCGTGTCCGCGATGTCGTGCGGGAGTACTCGGACCTCGACGACAGCGCCGCGACCGCACTCGCGGTGCAGGTGCTGCGGGCACTCGACTCGATCCCCGAGAAAATTCGCTGA
- a CDS encoding DUF5994 family protein, producing MTQLDARRPITNHLDMGRDTDPPGRTSTMTPPPNRPEPNPADQPRLRMVPEARHAGPIAGAWWPHSNDLVTELHGFLPALTARLGPIHRVIYHLGTWAPAPRKARIGDRQVCLDGYRHRPATTLDVVALNGTAVAVLIIPPNTTSDSAHAAMAAAADPTNPSTIDSLLAITAPKDIDDSAETVGAEQQWESDGGAGGH from the coding sequence ATGACACAACTCGATGCGCGACGCCCGATCACCAATCACCTCGACATGGGCCGGGACACCGATCCGCCAGGCCGGACATCCACGATGACGCCACCACCGAATCGCCCCGAGCCGAACCCTGCTGATCAGCCGCGGCTGCGTATGGTGCCCGAAGCCCGCCACGCCGGGCCGATCGCCGGCGCATGGTGGCCTCACAGCAATGACCTGGTCACCGAACTCCACGGCTTCCTCCCGGCACTCACCGCGCGGCTCGGCCCGATCCATCGCGTGATCTACCACCTCGGCACGTGGGCCCCGGCTCCACGCAAAGCCCGCATCGGCGACCGGCAGGTGTGCCTCGACGGATACCGGCACCGGCCGGCCACCACCCTCGATGTCGTCGCGCTCAACGGCACTGCCGTGGCCGTGCTGATCATCCCCCCGAACACCACCTCCGACTCCGCACATGCCGCCATGGCGGCCGCGGCCGACCCCACCAACCCGTCGACAATCGATTCCCTGCTAGCGATCACCGCACCGAAGGACATCGACGACAGCGCGGAAACCGTCGGCGCAGAACAACAGTGGGAGTCCGACGGCGGCGCAGGCGGCCACTGA
- a CDS encoding DUF5994 family protein, with amino-acid sequence MARLHIHRHTARRRIPPERTLRLRLKPESDGYIDGVWWPRSDRLATELPGLLSFLAIRRGSVCRVVYDQASWAPAPRQLTVDQHEVQLDAYPFEAGNTLYLFGSDNAMLVLQVIAPTADHDSPRSAAAPGASPLLSEPAGP; translated from the coding sequence ATGGCGCGACTGCACATTCACCGGCACACGGCGCGGCGCCGCATCCCACCCGAGCGCACACTCCGGTTGCGGCTGAAGCCCGAAAGCGACGGCTACATCGACGGTGTCTGGTGGCCCCGCTCCGACCGCCTCGCCACCGAACTGCCCGGTTTGCTGTCCTTCCTGGCGATTCGGCGGGGCTCCGTCTGCCGCGTCGTTTACGACCAGGCCAGCTGGGCGCCCGCACCGCGGCAGCTGACCGTCGACCAGCACGAGGTCCAGCTCGACGCCTACCCGTTCGAGGCAGGCAACACGCTGTACCTCTTCGGCAGCGACAACGCCATGCTCGTGCTGCAGGTCATCGCCCCGACCGCCGACCACGACAGCCCCCGCTCCGCCGCCGCTCCAGGGGCATCACCACTACTCTCCGAGCCGGCAGGACCATGA
- a CDS encoding chemotaxis protein CheB, translating into MSGPRSPGRYDVLAVASSAGGIHALRTLLGALGPDLPVPVLVVQHLDRRHPTMLAEILARVTTLVVKLADDAEYAVAGTVYLAPPDRHLLVGPHGRLTLSTSERVHFSRPSADPLFESVAQVYKQHAIACVLTGTGSDGAVGVAAVKSQGGTTIAQDPRTAQRAGMPQAAVATGVVDLVLPLEEIGAVIRGLVQTRTDTWPIDTVPAVRAAS; encoded by the coding sequence ATGTCCGGGCCGCGCTCGCCGGGGCGCTACGACGTCCTTGCCGTTGCCTCGTCGGCCGGTGGTATCCACGCCCTGCGTACCCTGCTGGGTGCGCTCGGCCCGGACCTCCCGGTGCCGGTGCTCGTTGTCCAGCACCTCGACCGGCGCCATCCGACCATGCTCGCCGAGATTCTCGCCCGCGTCACAACCCTGGTGGTCAAGCTGGCCGACGATGCCGAATACGCCGTGGCCGGCACCGTCTACCTGGCGCCGCCCGATCGCCACCTCCTCGTCGGCCCCCACGGGCGCCTCACATTGTCGACCAGTGAGCGCGTGCACTTTTCGCGCCCCTCAGCCGATCCGCTCTTCGAGTCGGTAGCCCAGGTCTACAAGCAGCATGCCATCGCCTGCGTACTCACCGGCACCGGAAGTGACGGTGCGGTGGGCGTTGCCGCCGTGAAATCGCAAGGTGGGACCACGATCGCTCAGGATCCTCGGACCGCGCAACGGGCGGGTATGCCTCAGGCTGCCGTCGCTACCGGCGTTGTCGACCTCGTACTACCGCTGGAGGAGATCGGTGCGGTGATCCGCGGACTGGTCCAGACCCGCACGGACACCTGGCCAATCGACACCGTCCCGGCGGTCCGGGCCGCGTCGTAA
- a CDS encoding TetR/AcrR family transcriptional regulator C-terminal domain-containing protein yields the protein MLARSRKERSPFVVAESSNNSKKPRGGRRDSPVTRAAVLSAALEVIDRDGVDGLSMRRLAEAVGRDPMVIYRHVPNKAAVLDGVTESVFGQLSVDPAASDWVAEVRRVARDFRRLALAHPQVVPLLVTRPLSTPLGQRAPAVVRPLEDILALLTRVGYTEVDALHIYRALFGFLYGHVLNELQELVERPEETDDLLRLGLYRLPIGEFPLVRNLASVLATYDGAVELERGLDILLAGLAATLPGPGDATLPGPEDAPATR from the coding sequence ATGCTTGCCCGATCCCGGAAGGAACGGAGCCCGTTCGTGGTGGCTGAATCGTCGAACAACTCCAAGAAGCCCAGGGGCGGTCGCCGGGACAGTCCGGTGACGCGGGCGGCGGTGCTGAGCGCGGCGCTCGAGGTCATCGACCGCGACGGGGTGGACGGGTTGTCGATGCGGCGCCTGGCCGAGGCGGTGGGCCGCGATCCGATGGTGATCTACCGGCACGTGCCGAACAAGGCAGCGGTGCTAGACGGAGTCACCGAGAGCGTGTTCGGGCAGCTTTCGGTCGACCCCGCGGCATCCGACTGGGTCGCCGAAGTGCGTCGCGTCGCCCGGGACTTCCGGCGGCTGGCCCTGGCACATCCACAGGTGGTGCCGCTGCTGGTGACCCGGCCGCTGTCGACCCCACTGGGACAGCGGGCGCCGGCGGTGGTGCGGCCGCTGGAGGACATACTCGCACTGCTCACCCGCGTCGGATACACCGAGGTCGATGCGCTGCATATCTATCGCGCCCTGTTCGGATTCCTCTACGGGCACGTGCTCAACGAGTTGCAGGAACTCGTCGAACGCCCCGAGGAGACCGACGACCTGCTGCGACTGGGCTTGTATCGGCTGCCGATCGGCGAGTTCCCGCTGGTGCGAAACCTGGCCTCGGTGCTGGCAACCTACGACGGCGCCGTGGAACTCGAACGTGGCCTCGACATCCTGCTGGCCGGTCTCGCGGCCACACTGCCAGGGCCGGGCGATGCCACACTCCCCGGACCGGAGGATGCGCCCGCCACGCGGTGA
- a CDS encoding slipin family protein, whose amino-acid sequence MVALSIRIVTQYEKGVLFRLGRVVAVRDPGLNLIVPVIDRLRRVSMRIVTMPIQSQGIITRDNVSVDISAVAYFRVIDAEKSVVAIENVYSAIDQIAQTTLRKVVGQHTLDQALSETDTINADIAQILDTTTLEWGVEVTLVELKDIQLPASMQRAMARQAEAEREKRAKIIAAEGESLAAAALGEASDTMMAHPLALQLRNLQTLIELGVDKNTTVVFPAPLMSAISEVGTFLAREKTASATLLAAAAPTPNGAVDS is encoded by the coding sequence ATGGTGGCGCTCTCGATCCGGATTGTGACCCAGTACGAGAAGGGTGTGTTGTTCCGGCTCGGGCGCGTGGTGGCGGTTCGGGATCCCGGCCTGAACCTCATCGTCCCGGTGATCGATCGGCTCCGGCGGGTGTCGATGCGCATCGTCACCATGCCGATCCAGTCGCAGGGGATCATCACCCGCGACAATGTCAGCGTCGACATCTCGGCGGTCGCCTACTTCCGGGTCATCGATGCCGAGAAGTCGGTGGTCGCGATCGAGAACGTGTATTCCGCGATCGATCAGATCGCCCAGACCACGCTGCGCAAAGTGGTCGGTCAGCACACTCTCGACCAGGCGCTGTCGGAGACCGACACGATCAACGCCGACATCGCGCAGATCCTCGATACCACCACCCTGGAATGGGGCGTGGAGGTCACCCTGGTCGAACTCAAGGACATCCAACTGCCCGCCAGCATGCAGCGGGCGATGGCCCGCCAGGCCGAGGCCGAACGCGAGAAGCGCGCGAAAATCATTGCCGCCGAAGGCGAATCGCTGGCAGCTGCAGCGCTGGGCGAGGCTTCGGACACAATGATGGCCCACCCCTTGGCTCTGCAGTTACGCAATTTGCAGACCCTGATCGAACTCGGAGTCGACAAGAACACCACCGTGGTGTTCCCGGCACCACTGATGAGCGCGATCAGCGAAGTCGGCACCTTCCTGGCCCGCGAGAAGACTGCCTCCGCAACCCTGCTTGCCGCCGCCGCGCCGACACCCAACGGGGCCGTCGATTCGTGA